In Bdellovibrionales bacterium, the genomic stretch ACAAATGCGGAGGCCAAAGTGCTGACGGCCGTATTGAAGGGAGTTGAGGCGGTAGTTCCCGGCCCAAAAGTTAAAAATGTTTGGCGTCCATTGAGAGATTCCACCAAGGATTGACCAATGACTCTGAGAATTTGGATACGAGCTGAAGCTTCCGAAACGCCAATCTCGTCGAGAACTCCCGTGGCACCTTTTGCAATCACCGGTAAAATTTGGACCAAGTCCACCGAATTTGCTGTCACTTCCCTTTGCAACGCATCGGTGGCTCCTTGGATGATCTGAGCAATCTGCTCTTCACTCAATGTCACCGAAAGAACGTTGATCTCGCTATCGCTATTTTTATTATTCAGCATCAAAAATATCTTGCTAGAAATTGAAGATGCAGAGGCCTGAGAGAGATCGTCTTTCAATTCGGACAATACCGATCCCGAAAGTGAGCTTCTACTCCCGGAGGAGCAACCTGCGGTGAATAAGGGCGTTATTAAACTGAACATCAATGCTGCTTTACCTATGGTGGTGTACTTTTTCATTTTCCCTCGTTTTTGTTAATTTTTTTTAACTTCAACATATCGGTTATTTTGAGGGAAAAATTATGGATTGTGGAATTTTAAAAGCTCAGAATGAGTAAAATGCACAAAGGTCGAGTGAGTGAATTTAGCAACAGAAGATCAAAGCCTCGTTTTTGTTTGAGGGAAGAGTAGCGTTTGGTATCACTTGTTAGCGGTATTCAGAATATTGAATTTTAATGGCGGAGACGGGCAGATTCGAACTGCCGGAACTGGTTATCCCAATTCGGTTGTTTAGCAAACAACTGGTTTCAGCCACTCACCCACGTCTCCGTAAAACATGATTTTTAGCTGTAGGCTCAACTTGCCACAGGCCTTTTGAGCGATCAATAGTTTTCCGGGAATAGCTTTCGCTCGATCGTTTCGATCACAGTGTGCAATAGGGCCATGTGTATCTCCTGAATCCGATCGGAAGTGGAACCAGGCACAATAATCGAAAGATCTGCGAGGGATTTCATTTTTCCGCCGCCTTTACCTAGCAGGGCAATTGTATAAATTCCCATCTCTTTGGCTTTTTCGACCGCCGTAATGATGTTCTGAGAATTGCCACTGGTGGAAAGCCCGATTAATGCATCGCCCTTTCTCCCTAAACCCTCAAGTTGGCGCGAAAAGATGTGTTCAAAGCCGTAGTCGTTGGTGACACAGGTCACATGCGAGGCGTCTCCAAGGGCCAGAGCTCCTAAGGGTCGTCGATCTTTTTGGTAGCGACCGGTCAGTTCTTCGGCGAAATGCATCGCGTCACAATGGCTCCCGCCGTTGCCGCAAATAAACACTTTTCCACCGCGTTCGTAAATCTCTGTCAGTTGGGCGCTAAATTTTTGCAGAACGTCCCAGGTTCCCGGAGTCTCACAGAACTGTTTTAATAAAGTTTGAGCATCAGAAAGGCTTTGTCGCCACACTTGTAGATTATCCATAGCCGAGTATCTTACACCAGAGAGTACTTGCTTTTAAATACAAAAAATTTTAAACCCAACGTTTCCATTTTGGAAAGTTGACTCATCGTGCGCCGGTAGCTCAGCTGGATAGAGTACATGACTACGAATCATGTGGTCGGAGGTTCGACTCCTTCCCGGCGCACCACTTTTTCTTTACCTCAGTTACCCATTCATTCTTACTCGTAAAAGTCTAGATAAACAGAAATTATCTAGACATGTGTTAATCTTTCTTAAGGCTCGTGCAATAGAACTCGCGTTTGATCTTGAAAGATTTTCCATAAATTGACAGGTTCTCGATGCTCTAGAAAAATCAGTACAACACCAACAATAGAAGCTGAATCATGGAATGTGAAAAGTTCTTTAAATTTCTTCGGGACCACCCTGACTACTTTTGGGAAGGAAGCTTTCAAAACGAGTTTTTCACCTTAAAAAGTTCGCAAGTGGAAAATCAGAATTTTAGCACCGTTGTTTTGGATCATGACATCGAATTGGCGGGGAGAATCATCCATTACGCTCGATTTGCTCAGGTCCATCATAAAACTTCGTATTTTGATTGGCCCGTGCATGGGTATAATTCTGCCGATGAAGTCGCCACTCGACGATTCGAATTTAATGGGAAGGATCTTGTGCACTTGAGGGTCCGCATACATCTGCAGCGAATGGAAAAGCTGGATACGCTGATTCCCAAGATGGACAATCATACAATGAATGCCATCTCTGACACCGTGATCATTTGTGATGCCGAACCTGGAGATTACCGTTCACTTAAAATTCTTTACGCCAATCGGGCGTTCGAAGGTTTGACGGGGTACAGTCGTGATGAAGTGATTGGTCAAACTTTTGATATTCTCCCCGGACCTCAAACATCTCAAGAGGAGCTCCACAAGCTTCACCTTGGAGTAAAACACTGGAAGCCCGCATCTGCAGAACTCATCAATTATAAAAAAAACGGAGAAACTTTTGTGTCAGAGGTTCGGATTTCTCCGGTTTCCGACGAAACGAATTGGTTCACCCACTGGGTTGTGATCCAAAGAGATATTACCGAATTTAAAAAGTTGCGTGAGCAGCAAATGCAGCACAATCACCGAGAGCGTTTGGCGCAGATAGGGGAGCTAGCCGCGGGTGTCGGTCACGAAATTAATAATCCTCTGGCGGTCATTTCCGGGTATGTTCAACAGATTCGTATTTTGCATCAGCAACGTGGGTTACTGGATGAGAGTTCAATGGCCAAGTTTCATAAAATTAATATCGCTCTTAAGCGAATCACCAGCATCATCAACGGCCTAAGAGGGCTTGCTCGGGTCGATGCCGTTGAGCCCCATCCATTTAATGTCATTGATGCAATTGATCAGTGTATATCTCTAATGAGAGACGTTTATGCGAAATACAGCATTAACCTTGTTGTTGAATACGATGAGCCGGAGATATGGATCAATGGGGATATGGGGAAGTTTCAGCAGTGCATCCTTAATCTTGTCACAAATGCGAAAGACGCTGTTCTCTCTTCGCTCATTAAGAATATTTCCATTTCGGTGTCGATTAAAGACAAGCATGTTTATATTTCGGTCAAAGACTCCGGTACGGGAATTTCCGAAGATATTCGCGAAAAAATCTTTAATCCTTTTTTTACGACAAAACCCGTGGGGCAAGGAACGGGCATGGGACTTAGTCTAACTATGTCTTTGGTCAAAGAAATGAGTGGAGAACTCAGTGTTGTCTGCCATAACGTAGGTTCTGAGTTTACCTTGCGGTTTCCCGTGTTTTCTCCTCCAGCCGTGCAGAATGACTTTTTTAATTTCGAAGAGACATTGGCGTTAATACCTCCACTGAATTCCGTTCCGACGGGGACTATTGCAGAGAACCCATTAACAAAATACGTGGCAATGGTGGTTGATGATGAGCCCGATCTTCGCGATATTCTCTGTGAGATGTTAGCTGATTTAGGATTTAAGGTTTTGAGTGCTTCGAATGGAAGAGAGGCGCTTGAGCGAATACGGGTCCATCCCATTGATGTGCTGATTACCGATTCGCAGATGCCAATTATGAATGGAGAAAAACTCATCGCTGAGATCGAAAAGTTAAATGGGGCAAAGCCACCCAAAGTCTTTTTGGTGACCGGCAGAGTGATCGCGGAGTCCCAAGAAAGTGGCTCCGCTCCCGAGGTCCGACTGGGTGGCTTTATTGAACCCATCCGCCTCACAAAACCTTTTGATCTTAAATCTTTCCGCGATACCTTAACTAAAATGTTCACAGAGGATAAAGCATCTTCTTCGCTAGAGACTCGATCCTGTAATTGATTCGTTGTCGAAGTAAACAGTTGAGCCGTTGATTCTACCTTGCTAGATTAAACGCTATGTTGGTTTTTAAAACGGCGAAAGTCAGTCAATCTCAAGTGATTGCAGATCTTGTCAACTCGGCCTACCGAGGGGATAGCTCGAAAGCGGGTTGGACCACCGAGGCCGATATTCTGGGGGGCCAGCGCACCGATGCGGTCGGCATCGAGGAAATGATTCGCAACCCTAAGTCTCGGATAGAATTGATGTTCGAGGGAGAAGATCTATTAGGCTGTGTTTATCTAGAACATAAAGATTCGATAACGGCTTACCTTGGAATGTTGACAGTGAATCCCCGGCTCCAGGCACAAGGTTATGGGTCACGAATGTTAACTCATTGTGAGTCTATAGCTCGAAGTTGGGGCTGTGGATATCTGGTGATGGATGTCATTCCCCTACGCCGCGAGCTGATCGAATTCTATGAGCGTAAGGGATATCTTATAACCGGAGAGGAAAAGCCCTTTCCCGAACATGATCCTCATTTTGGGCTTCCTAAAGTCAGCGGATTAAAACTCATTGAGTTGAAAAAAGGCCTTTAACGTTATTCATCGGCCATGCCCGATTCATCACCGGCGGCATTGGCATCACTTCCTTTTTTCTTCATTTGCATCCGACGCTTCTTCATCATGCGCATTTTTTTATTTTGCTGTTGGCCTTCGTCGCCGGAAGCCGTCGCGTCTTGATCGGAGGTCGCAGGTTCGCCACCGTCTTCACTAGCGATCCCTCTCCTCTGTCGCATCTTCATGCGTTTTTTATTAAATCGAGGATTATCTTCGGGGGCGGCGCCATCCTCTAGCATTGGTCCTTCCTCCGAATTTTCGCCAACGGAATCTTGATCACGATTCATTTTTCTTTTCTTTTTCATCATCATTTTTTTCTTGGCTTGATTTTTACGACCTTCTTTAAAGGCCTGTTGATCTTGATCACCGCCCTCGCCTCCAGAATCGTTGTCTCGGTTCCCAAATTTGCCGCGCTTTCTTCGATTTTGTCTTTGCGATGCATTTTCTCGAGGAGCACCGTCATCAGAGTTAACTTCCGAGTCCGAAACATTCGAAGTGGAGCCGGAACTATCGACAGAATTGTCAGTAGAGGCGGAAGAAGGTGGAGGAACGGGCGGAGCGTTTTCCTCTTCGTCGTCCTGAGCCCATGCCAATGTGCTTGTTAAAATTAGGCTCATTATTAAGATAATAAATTTATTCATCATGTCTCCCTTTTTCCGAGTCTTTAGAATACCATTCCACGAAAACGCGTCCAATCGCATTCCCATAACTCGATAAAGGTCTTAGGAAAATGTATCAATATAAGACGAAGGTGTATGCCTCAACTTATGTGATTCAATAGTAGGGTGGGTTGTCCGATAATGGGGGGATGGACAACAAATCGAAAAACCCAGCGCAACTTCATTTTAAACCGGGCGACGATCTCGAACTTTTTGCCAAAATTGATGGGGAAACTTGTCCGTGGATTGATCTCACTCAAATTCTACCCGAAGAAGGGAGAGCGCTCGACGCACTGACCTTATTCAAAAAAAATTTAGAGAGTTCCCATTCATTGATTGAGTTATTGCATCAAATGAAAAATTACGAATCCGTGACGGCTCAGGGAGTTTTTATGGGGGCAGTTATGTTTTATGGTCGATTTTTCAATCACGGCTCGCCATGGAGCGAGCAGCTTTCCACGATGCTGAAGTCGACCACGATTCATCATGAGGTTCTTGAGTTTTACAAACACGCGCAGTCTTTTGCTGGAAGTACAAAATTTGAGTCGGCGAAATCTTCGGTTTTACTCCATCCCCGAAATCGTGAAATCGTTGGCGTTGGGGATTACAGCGTGAAAGCCTCATTTTTCGATGATAAATTTTTAAAAGATTTTGCTGATCACTTGAGTTTGATTTTAGAATCGGCCAATTCGAGACTGTCCGAACTCAAAAAAGAGATTCACCTCAAATTAAGGTCGATGGATATTGAGTTGCTGTACGGGCAGGCGATTTATGGTGACCTACCTATAGTTATTTAAATGAAAATGGCCGAACGGTGTCGGCCATCTACTAGTTTGATCATCAGTAAAAAGCTTAGTTCCCTTTTACGATGGTGCAATACTTAGCAAAGAATCCAAGAATGTTTGTAGAGTGACCGTCTACAGAGCTTACCGTAGTAATGTTACCGTCTTTTTTAGCAGCTTGGAGTGAAGCATCGCCCATGGCAACGATTCCAAGGATCGACTGAGCGCAAGCCATACCGGTTTTACTAGCTCCAGAAGCATCGGTTGCGTTTTGAGCAAATTTAACATCACTGTAA encodes the following:
- a CDS encoding GNAT family N-acetyltransferase; translated protein: MLVFKTAKVSQSQVIADLVNSAYRGDSSKAGWTTEADILGGQRTDAVGIEEMIRNPKSRIELMFEGEDLLGCVYLEHKDSITAYLGMLTVNPRLQAQGYGSRMLTHCESIARSWGCGYLVMDVIPLRRELIEFYERKGYLITGEEKPFPEHDPHFGLPKVSGLKLIELKKGL
- a CDS encoding TRL-like family protein encodes the protein KCMIIREIKMKNIVFALGALIFATGCASAAKPVVGVIYSDVKFAQNATDASGASKTGMACAQSILGIVAMGDASLQAAKKDGNITTVSSVDGHSTNILGFFAKYCTIVKGN
- a CDS encoding PAS domain-containing protein encodes the protein MECEKFFKFLRDHPDYFWEGSFQNEFFTLKSSQVENQNFSTVVLDHDIELAGRIIHYARFAQVHHKTSYFDWPVHGYNSADEVATRRFEFNGKDLVHLRVRIHLQRMEKLDTLIPKMDNHTMNAISDTVIICDAEPGDYRSLKILYANRAFEGLTGYSRDEVIGQTFDILPGPQTSQEELHKLHLGVKHWKPASAELINYKKNGETFVSEVRISPVSDETNWFTHWVVIQRDITEFKKLREQQMQHNHRERLAQIGELAAGVGHEINNPLAVISGYVQQIRILHQQRGLLDESSMAKFHKINIALKRITSIINGLRGLARVDAVEPHPFNVIDAIDQCISLMRDVYAKYSINLVVEYDEPEIWINGDMGKFQQCILNLVTNAKDAVLSSLIKNISISVSIKDKHVYISVKDSGTGISEDIREKIFNPFFTTKPVGQGTGMGLSLTMSLVKEMSGELSVVCHNVGSEFTLRFPVFSPPAVQNDFFNFEETLALIPPLNSVPTGTIAENPLTKYVAMVVDDEPDLRDILCEMLADLGFKVLSASNGREALERIRVHPIDVLITDSQMPIMNGEKLIAEIEKLNGAKPPKVFLVTGRVIAESQESGSAPEVRLGGFIEPIRLTKPFDLKSFRDTLTKMFTEDKASSSLETRSCN
- the gmhA gene encoding D-sedoheptulose 7-phosphate isomerase; the protein is MDNLQVWRQSLSDAQTLLKQFCETPGTWDVLQKFSAQLTEIYERGGKVFICGNGGSHCDAMHFAEELTGRYQKDRRPLGALALGDASHVTCVTNDYGFEHIFSRQLEGLGRKGDALIGLSTSGNSQNIITAVEKAKEMGIYTIALLGKGGGKMKSLADLSIIVPGSTSDRIQEIHMALLHTVIETIERKLFPENY